One genomic segment of Drosophila melanogaster chromosome 3L includes these proteins:
- the CG33514 gene encoding uncharacterized protein has translation MSPQIRPLTPELQKVAKEQLKEDPERLEADLQAFKTWIEQQPHLNPRMDDQFLVAFLRGCKYSLERAKSKLDKYYTLKTKYPDYFRVTNTTDSKFREIHQTGAIIYLPTPLNENGPRIGIWRMGLVPVEKYTMLECMQVAQAMQEIAILEDDYANVNGVVFIMDMKGATAAHLFQMTPSMAKKFTVFSEEALPLRLKAQHFINTITGFEQLFNMFKPMMSKKMQSRLFVHGNKMGLLTEQIPLKYLPEEYGGENGTTQDIVAAMEKKLDEYADFFQENVNFGTDESLRPGKPIDFEGLFGVEGSFRKLNVD, from the exons ATGTCACCGCAAATCCGTCCACTTACGCCAGAGCTGCAAAAAGTTGCCAAGGAGCAGCTCAAGGAGGATCCCGAACGTCTCGAAGCCGATCTGCAGGCGTTTAAGACATGGATCGAGCAGCAGCCGCATCTAAATCCCCGAATGGATGATCAGTTTCTGGTGGCTTTCTTGCGCGGCTGCAAGTACAGTTTGGAGCGGGCCAAGTCCAAGTTAGATAAGTACTACACGCTGAAGACCAAGTATCCGGACTATTTCCGAGTTACCAACACCACGGATAGCAAGTTCCGGGAGATTCATCAAACGGG TGCCATCATCTACCTGCCCACTCCGCTGAATGAAAATGGACCTCGCATCGGGATCTGGCGCATGGGATTGGTGCCAGTGGAGAAGTACACAATGCTGGAGTGCATGCAAGTGGCCCAGGCAATGCAGGAGATTGCCATTTTGGAGGACGACTACGCCAATGTCAATGGAGTAGTTTTCATTATGGACATGAAGGGTGCCACCGCCGCACACTTGTTCCAGATGACGCCGTCGATGGCCAAGAAATTCACTGTCTTCTCGGAGGAGGCACTTCCACTGCGTCTGAAGGCACAGCATTTCATCAACACCATCACCGGATTCGAGCAGCTGTTCAACATGTTCAAGCCAATGATGTCCAAGAAAATGCAGTCTCGCCTATTTGTGCACGGCAACAAAATGGGGCTCTTGACGGAGCAGATTCCACTGAAATATCTGCCCGAGGAATACGGCGGCGAGAATGGCACCACGCAGGACATCGTGGCCGCCATGGAGAAGAAGTTGGACGAGTACGCCGATTTCTTCCAGGAAAATGTGAACTTCGGCACCGACGAGAGCCTGCGTCCCGGAAAACCAATCGATTTTGAGGGGCTTTTCGGAGTAGAAGGTTCCTTTAGAAAGCTCAACGTGGACTAG
- the DopEcR gene encoding Dopamine/Ecdysteroid receptor, isoform B, whose translation MQEMSYLQDNSKVEALTKAVLISILGVAIVLSNLLIIATYANFKGPTEVINYYLLSLAIADLLCGLLVVPFSVYPALTGEWMYGDIVCRFTGYLEVTLWAVSVYTFMWISVDRYLAVRKPLRYETVQTKTRCQCWMVFTWISAALLCCPPILGYSMPIENNMTHICMLDWGNMAAYSATLAILVLGPSLISIVHNYGYIFVMMRKIRSGEPIHDKEYATALAENLSNPSHMMSFALVFAFWVSWLPWILLRLYEVVTGDVIQSTLINFAVVWIGILNSFWKILIMTSMSPQFRIALRVFCLTICCKTKGRLQAELIGLDPDD comes from the exons ATGCAGGAAATGAGCTACCTACAGGATAATTCCAAGGTGGAGGCCCTCACCAAGGCGGTGCTCATATCGATACTGGGCGTGGCCATCGTCCTGTCCAACCTCCTCATTATCGCCACCTATGCCAACTTCAAGG GACCCACAGAGGTGATCAACTACTACCTCTTGTCCCTGGCCATCGCCGATCTGCTCTGCGGACTCCTGGTGGTGCCCTTCTCCGTGTATCCCGCTTTGACCGGAGAATGGATGTACGGCGACATCGTGTGTCGCTTCACCGGCTATCTGGAGGTCACTCTGTGGGCGGTATCGGTATACACCTTCATGTGGATATCAGTGGATCGCTATCTTGCGGTGCGGAAGCCACTCAGATATGAAACGGTGCAGACGAAAACGAG ATGCCAATGCTGGATGGTGTTCACTTGGATATCGGCGGCCCTGCTGTGCTGTCCCCCAATCCTGGGCTACTCGATGCCCATCGAGAACAACATGACGCACATTTGCATGCTGGACTGGGGGAATATGGCAGCATATAGCGCCACCTTGGCGATATTAGTCTTAGGTCCCAGCCTCATTTCAATCGTACACAACTACGGCTATATCTTTGTAATGATGCGTAAGATTAGGTCCGGCGAGCCGATACACGATAAAGAATATGCAACTGCTCTGGCTGAAAATTTATCGAACCCTAGTCATATGATGTCATTCGCATTAGTCTTTGCATTCTGGGTGTCCTGGCTGCCATGGATTCTGTTGCGTCTGTACGAGGTGGTCACGGGCGATGTTATCCAAAGTACTCTTATCAACTTCGCCGTCGTCTGGATCGGCATATTGAATTCGTTTTGGAAAATTCTGATCATGACCAGTATGTCGCCGCAATTCCGTATCGCTTTGAGAGTATTTTGCTTAACCATTTGTTGTAAGACTAAGGGCCGTTTGCAAGCAGAGCTAATCGGGTTGGACCCAGATGACTAG
- the CG11342 gene encoding uncharacterized protein gives MDIRNNDPGAVQYGNFFNYYQFSSAAERVKLLPDADIWLPALEDGETQKDKPYFILDVGCNCGVLTQLMHKYLEERLHRSVKVLGVDIDPRLIQRASEENESPKDVSYACVDVLDDEAFESVKTYMEVNNLEKFDAICCYSITMWIHLNHHDQGLRFFLQKLSNLAELLVVEPQPWKCYQKAERRLKKAGEIFPLFLELKWRSDVDLQIQKYLEESLDRRKIFKSAPTKWQRKICFYR, from the coding sequence ATGGATATTAGAAACAACGATCCCGGCGCGGTTCAATATGGCAACTTCTTCAACTACTATCAGTTCAGTTCCGCCGCAGAACGCGTGAAACTCTTACCAGACGCGGACATATGGCTTCCTGCGTTGGAGGATGGAGAAACCCAAAAGGATAAACCCTATTTCATCCTGGATGTGGGCTGCAATTGCGGCGTACTCACTCAACTCATGCATAAATATCTGGAGGAACGTCTTCATAGATCTGTGAAAGTTCTAGGTGTGGATATAGACCCTCGGCTGATTCAACGTGCCAGCGAGGAGAATGAATCCCCGAAAGATGTGAGCTACGCCTGCGTGGATGTCCTCGATGATGAAGCCTTTGAATCCGTTAAAACCTATATGGAGGTGAATAATCTCGAGAAATTTGATGCCATTTGCTGCTACTCCATTACCATGTGGATTCACTTGAATCACCATGATCAAGGCCTGCGATTCTTTCTGCAAAAGCTCTCCAATCTGGCAGAGCTCCTGGTGGTGGAACCACAGCCCTGGAAATGCTATCAGAAAGCAGAGAGACGCCTGAAAAAAGCCGGAGAGATATTCCCTCTTTTCCTGGAACTTAAGTGGCGATCTGATGTGGATCTTCAGATACAAAAGTACCTGGAAGAGTCTTTGGACCGAAGAAAGATATTCAAATCCGCACCAACTAAATGGCAGCGAAAGATCTGCTTCTACAGATGA